A genomic region of Synechococcus sp. NOUM97013 contains the following coding sequences:
- a CDS encoding cupin-like domain-containing protein, translating to MPAMNPFSNIDRVETISPKNFFDDYILPARPLIIEDSLCGRALHSFAHKARLPKRYLHSLIPLSYGFGNFLDQQNRALTEEESAAVKSPPCVTLSDYLNEYQTEKFSGLYCNEVALPKAILSDYSRPKLTELGLLDDVDYRFFVGGEKNYAHLHFDGDLRHVLFHQLLGEKTIVLIPISSTDKLLPVAHWSGHCLQNFSNQELNDFVHYVGGSCIKLSAGETLYFPAGIWHFVRYESLSISIACRFGRTQKIKFLGNNVHKNDEFLKIFSQLSASQYSNSNEFFEVVTDNLIKSYSLFSASSSEKVSQMNQAYRSIAAQYGRSKSELFLPFSSEFSLAIQSLYESKYAQHVDQMLREKMGWISAS from the coding sequence ATGCCTGCGATGAACCCTTTTTCAAACATCGATCGTGTAGAAACAATCTCGCCAAAAAACTTTTTTGATGATTATATTCTTCCCGCAAGGCCTTTAATCATCGAAGATAGTTTATGCGGTAGAGCTCTGCATTCGTTCGCCCACAAAGCGAGGCTTCCAAAACGCTACCTCCATAGCTTGATACCACTTTCTTATGGGTTTGGAAATTTTTTAGATCAGCAAAATAGAGCCTTAACGGAAGAAGAAAGTGCGGCAGTAAAGTCGCCTCCTTGCGTCACCTTGTCTGATTATTTAAATGAATATCAAACCGAAAAATTTTCGGGACTCTATTGCAATGAGGTGGCTTTGCCGAAAGCGATTCTCTCTGACTACTCGAGACCAAAACTGACGGAACTTGGCTTGCTTGATGATGTTGATTATCGATTCTTTGTTGGAGGAGAAAAAAACTATGCACATCTACATTTCGACGGCGACCTAAGACATGTTCTTTTTCATCAATTGCTAGGGGAGAAGACAATTGTTTTAATCCCCATATCTTCTACTGATAAACTTTTACCAGTAGCGCATTGGTCAGGGCACTGTCTTCAAAATTTTTCGAATCAAGAGCTGAATGATTTTGTTCACTATGTAGGTGGAAGCTGTATCAAACTTTCTGCAGGTGAGACACTTTATTTCCCGGCTGGAATTTGGCATTTTGTTCGCTACGAGTCGTTATCCATCTCCATCGCATGCCGATTTGGACGAACCCAAAAAATTAAGTTTCTTGGTAACAACGTCCACAAAAATGACGAGTTTCTGAAAATATTCTCACAGTTATCCGCAAGTCAATATTCGAACTCAAATGAGTTTTTCGAGGTGGTAACTGACAACTTAATTAAATCGTATTCACTATTTTCGGCGAGCTCGTCGGAAAAGGTGAGTCAGATGAATCAAGCTTACAGATCAATCGCTGCACAATACGGCAGAAGCAAAAGTGAATTATTCTTGCCCTTTTCCAGCGAATTTTCTTTGGCAATACAATCTTTATACGAGAGCAAATACGCCCAACACGTCGATCAAATGCTTCGAGAAAAGATGGGATGGATTAGTGCTTCGTAA